A stretch of Rhizobium sp. BT03 DNA encodes these proteins:
- the tauA gene encoding taurine ABC transporter substrate-binding protein has protein sequence MNFKKLVAAITIGVGMLATAVVAEAADKKVVVGYQTDALPSSVAIANGEFAKETGYEIDFRRFNSGAEIFAAIASGDVQVGYVGSSPFAAAVSRGLEVKAFYLASISGIDEALVVRNGSGIESLNDLKGKKLAAAPVSTDHYQLLALIKSLGLTEKDVQVFAIPQPEIVASYNRGDIDGGFVWDPALTELKKNGKVLVTSKDVADKGAPTFSAWVATSTFSTDNPKFLKGFASVINKYYASFASDKAAWGPDSDNAKSLAKLLGGTAEQQAAALKNLTLLAPEVQASDAWLGGGEKAGAAKILKDTASFLKEQGKVSDVLANYGAFVTADALTSVSN, from the coding sequence ATGAATTTCAAAAAATTGGTTGCCGCAATCACTATCGGCGTCGGCATGCTCGCAACGGCTGTTGTCGCCGAGGCGGCGGACAAGAAGGTCGTCGTCGGCTATCAAACCGATGCCTTGCCGTCGTCTGTGGCGATCGCCAACGGCGAATTCGCCAAGGAGACGGGATATGAGATCGACTTCCGCAGGTTCAATTCCGGCGCCGAAATCTTTGCCGCCATTGCCTCGGGCGACGTTCAGGTCGGCTATGTCGGCTCCAGCCCGTTTGCAGCTGCGGTATCGCGCGGGCTCGAGGTCAAGGCCTTCTACCTCGCCTCCATCTCGGGCATCGACGAGGCCCTGGTGGTCCGCAACGGCTCGGGCATCGAAAGCCTGAACGATCTGAAGGGCAAGAAGCTTGCCGCTGCGCCCGTCTCCACGGATCACTATCAGCTTCTGGCGCTAATCAAATCGCTGGGGCTGACCGAGAAGGACGTCCAGGTCTTCGCAATCCCGCAGCCGGAGATCGTTGCGAGTTATAACCGCGGCGATATCGACGGCGGCTTCGTCTGGGATCCGGCGCTCACCGAACTCAAGAAGAACGGAAAGGTTCTGGTGACCTCCAAGGACGTCGCGGACAAGGGTGCGCCGACATTCTCCGCCTGGGTTGCCACCTCGACGTTCTCGACCGACAACCCGAAATTCCTGAAGGGCTTCGCCTCGGTCATCAACAAATACTACGCCTCCTTCGCATCGGATAAGGCCGCCTGGGGGCCCGACAGCGACAACGCCAAGTCGCTCGCCAAGCTTCTCGGCGGAACGGCCGAGCAGCAGGCCGCGGCCCTGAAGAACCTGACGCTGCTCGCCCCCGAGGTCCAGGCATCGGACGCCTGGCTCGGCGGCGGTGAAAAGGCGGGTGCTGCCAAGATCCTCAAGGATACGGCCTCGTTCCTGAAAGAACAGGGCAAGGTGTCCGACGTGCTGGCAAATTACGGCGCCTTTGTCACCGCAGACGCGCTTACCAGCGTCAGCAACTGA
- a CDS encoding taurine ABC transporter ATP-binding protein has protein sequence MLKVDHASVFFAARDGRTVHALDRVSFDIPEKGFVVALGASGCGKSTLLNAIAGFLPLSDGRITLDGRAVERPGADRGVVFQKDSLLPWKSVTDNVALGLKFAGVNRKERQARAHELLRLVGLDEFANAFPYELSGGMRQRVGIARALAANPDILLMDEPFGALDSLTREQMQELLVSVWNKTAKKIFFITHSIEEALFLGTQVLVMSPRPGRVVARFDLDFINRFAETGDARSIKASPQFAGLREEIRAILHSSDDLRSAA, from the coding sequence ATGCTTAAAGTCGATCACGCCAGCGTTTTCTTTGCAGCCCGGGACGGGCGGACCGTCCACGCGCTCGATCGCGTTTCCTTCGATATCCCCGAAAAGGGTTTCGTCGTCGCGCTCGGCGCCTCGGGATGCGGCAAATCAACCCTTCTCAACGCGATTGCCGGTTTCCTTCCACTGTCGGATGGCCGGATCACGCTTGATGGCCGCGCGGTCGAACGGCCGGGCGCCGATCGCGGCGTCGTCTTTCAGAAAGATTCGCTGCTGCCCTGGAAATCGGTGACCGACAATGTCGCTCTCGGCCTGAAATTTGCCGGCGTCAACCGCAAGGAGCGGCAAGCGCGCGCGCACGAACTGCTCCGGCTCGTCGGCCTTGACGAATTCGCCAATGCCTTTCCCTACGAGCTGTCGGGCGGCATGCGCCAGCGCGTCGGCATCGCCCGGGCTCTCGCGGCCAATCCTGATATCCTGCTCATGGACGAGCCGTTCGGCGCGCTCGACAGCCTGACACGCGAGCAGATGCAGGAACTGCTGGTTTCGGTCTGGAACAAGACGGCAAAGAAGATTTTCTTCATCACCCATTCGATCGAAGAGGCGCTGTTTCTCGGCACCCAGGTTCTGGTCATGTCGCCTCGGCCGGGGCGCGTCGTCGCCCGCTTCGATCTCGATTTCATCAACCGCTTCGCCGAAACCGGCGACGCACGATCGATCAAGGCGTCGCCGCAATTTGCCGGGCTGCGCGAGGAGATCCGCGCCATTCTCCATAGCAGCGACGATTTGAGGAGTGCGGCATGA
- a CDS encoding ABC transporter permease subunit gives MSDIVQSAPIAAHREDRQVKLVKMASFGAGEKSTVAISVATALAVLLLWWLVSALGLVPHLFLPRPDEVLRQIGLVYRDGYAGASLSEHILASLFRIVVAALIAISAGIPLGLLMGLNRWAKGVLDAPIEFYWPLPPLSYLPLMIIWLGIGETSKITLLVLAMFAPICLSAQAGVRSLPIERVNAARSLGASRLQLFIDIVLPSALPEILTGIRIALGVGWGTLVAAELIASTRGIGFMIMSASQFLATDVVFVGIGIIAICAFTFSAAIRFLEAYLVPWKGKL, from the coding sequence ATGAGCGATATCGTCCAGTCTGCGCCGATTGCGGCGCATAGAGAGGACCGTCAGGTCAAGCTGGTGAAGATGGCAAGCTTCGGCGCCGGCGAGAAATCCACGGTGGCGATCAGCGTTGCCACCGCCCTGGCGGTCCTGCTGCTGTGGTGGCTCGTCTCCGCGCTCGGCCTCGTGCCGCATCTTTTCCTGCCGCGTCCGGACGAGGTGCTGAGGCAGATCGGCCTCGTCTATCGCGACGGTTATGCCGGCGCATCGCTTTCCGAACATATCCTTGCGAGCCTGTTCCGCATCGTCGTCGCAGCGCTGATCGCCATCTCCGCCGGCATTCCGCTCGGACTGCTCATGGGCCTGAACCGCTGGGCCAAAGGAGTGCTCGATGCGCCGATCGAGTTCTACTGGCCGCTTCCGCCGCTCTCCTACCTGCCGCTGATGATCATCTGGCTCGGGATCGGAGAAACGTCGAAGATCACGCTGCTGGTGCTGGCAATGTTCGCGCCGATCTGCCTCTCTGCCCAGGCAGGCGTTCGTTCGCTGCCGATCGAGCGCGTCAATGCCGCCCGTTCGCTGGGTGCGAGCCGGCTGCAGCTGTTCATCGATATCGTCCTGCCCTCCGCCCTGCCTGAGATTCTCACCGGCATCCGCATTGCCCTTGGCGTCGGCTGGGGCACGCTGGTCGCGGCCGAATTGATCGCCTCGACGCGCGGGATCGGCTTCATGATCATGTCGGCATCGCAATTCCTGGCAACCGACGTCGTCTTCGTCGGCATCGGCATCATCGCCATTTGCGCCTTCACCTTTTCGGCCGCCATCCGTTTCCTGGAGGCTTACCTTGTGCCCTGGAAAGGCAAGCTCTGA
- a CDS encoding alpha/beta hydrolase, producing MSEVLILPGLFGSGEGHWQQHWLQDQPGSRYVAQDDWSHPDLDSWLPRLEGALEEAGEAYLVAHSLGCLLAARLAGRSAARRVKGALLIAPCDLPATETLHPGQISFGGMPTAPLPFPSIVVGSMNDAYMTVDRLSLFGRLWGAETRNIGLAGHINIASGFGRWRTGYRLLDALKMRAGDRRRNVSARPALAM from the coding sequence ATGAGCGAAGTCCTCATCCTTCCCGGATTGTTCGGCTCGGGAGAGGGGCATTGGCAGCAGCACTGGCTGCAGGATCAGCCGGGCAGCCGCTATGTCGCTCAGGACGATTGGAGCCATCCGGACCTCGACAGCTGGCTGCCGCGATTGGAGGGCGCTCTCGAAGAGGCCGGCGAGGCCTATCTGGTTGCCCATAGTCTCGGATGTCTGCTCGCCGCCCGGCTGGCTGGGCGAAGCGCCGCCCGTCGGGTGAAAGGGGCATTGCTCATTGCTCCCTGCGATCTGCCGGCCACGGAAACTCTGCATCCCGGGCAGATCTCGTTCGGCGGCATGCCGACGGCGCCTCTGCCATTTCCGAGCATCGTCGTCGGCAGCATGAACGACGCTTACATGACGGTCGATCGGTTGAGCCTGTTCGGTCGCCTGTGGGGGGCCGAGACCAGGAATATCGGCCTTGCCGGCCACATCAATATCGCCAGCGGTTTTGGCCGTTGGCGAACCGGCTACCGGCTGCTGGATGCCCTGAAGATGCGCGCCGGCGATCGAAGGCGCAACGTTTCCGCGCGGCCGGCCCTCGCGATGTGA
- the msuE gene encoding FMN reductase: MSGFKLVGIAGSFNRPSKTLALVRHVAERASIRYGFASKTYDLHDVGPSLGSALWRKDLDDQARRVVDEIVSADVLVVGSPTYKGSYPGHFKHLIDLIDPQELRAKPVIITATGGGDRHALMVEHQLRPLFGFFMAHTLPTAVYASDRDFADYAVSSDQLSNRISEVIGELAAFFPGAGPAIAAAE; encoded by the coding sequence ATGTCAGGTTTCAAACTCGTCGGCATAGCTGGCAGCTTCAACCGTCCATCGAAGACATTGGCGCTGGTCCGCCACGTCGCCGAACGTGCAAGCATTCGATACGGCTTTGCGAGCAAGACCTATGATCTGCACGATGTCGGTCCGTCGCTGGGCAGCGCCCTGTGGCGCAAGGACCTCGACGATCAGGCCCGGCGGGTCGTCGACGAGATCGTGAGCGCCGACGTGCTGGTCGTCGGCTCGCCGACCTACAAGGGATCCTATCCCGGTCATTTCAAGCATCTCATCGATCTGATCGACCCGCAGGAACTGCGGGCCAAACCCGTCATCATTACGGCGACGGGCGGCGGCGACCGGCATGCGCTGATGGTCGAGCATCAGCTTCGGCCGCTGTTCGGCTTTTTCATGGCCCATACGCTGCCGACGGCCGTTTATGCCTCCGATCGCGATTTTGCGGACTACGCGGTTTCATCCGATCAGCTTTCGAACCGCATCAGCGAAGTGATCGGCGAGTTGGCGGCCTTCTTTCCGGGAGCAGGCCCGGCAATAGCCGCGGCCGAATAG
- a CDS encoding 2-hydroxychromene-2-carboxylate isomerase: MTRTVEYFFSIGSPWSYIGFDTFIDLAAKNDVAITPYLTTVVEENGGIFSRNRPEIRRAYWTRDLKRWARVRGKELRLEHRPELSDPTPASLFVIAAYLDGQDWIGVSRTLQHAFWAEARDIGKPDIREAIVTSAGFDGAALLRRQADDDVQNKWSADRTHARDSGVFGFPTYVHDSEIYWGQDNLPFLERHLGGDRP, from the coding sequence GTGACGAGAACGGTAGAATACTTCTTTTCGATCGGATCGCCCTGGTCCTACATCGGCTTCGACACCTTTATCGACCTGGCGGCAAAAAACGATGTCGCCATCACGCCCTATCTGACGACGGTGGTCGAGGAAAATGGCGGGATCTTCTCGCGCAACCGGCCCGAAATCCGGCGTGCTTACTGGACGCGGGACCTTAAACGCTGGGCGCGCGTGCGGGGCAAGGAATTGCGGCTCGAACATCGCCCTGAGCTCAGCGATCCGACGCCGGCATCCCTCTTCGTGATTGCCGCCTATCTCGACGGACAGGACTGGATCGGTGTCAGCAGGACCCTGCAGCATGCCTTCTGGGCCGAGGCGAGGGACATCGGCAAGCCCGATATACGCGAGGCGATCGTCACATCGGCCGGTTTCGATGGCGCAGCCCTTCTCCGGCGGCAAGCCGATGACGATGTCCAGAACAAATGGTCGGCTGACCGCACGCATGCGCGCGACAGCGGCGTCTTCGGCTTCCCCACCTATGTCCATGACAGCGAGATCTACTGGGGACAGGACAATCTGCCTTTCCTGGAACGCCATCTTGGCGGCGACAGGCCTTGA
- a CDS encoding LLM class flavin-dependent oxidoreductase produces the protein MTGRSLSISHIGFLTPGNYPDNDPLSGLEQTLQQLQYGEELGFDSAWVRQRHLEPGISSASAFLAAATQRTSRIELGTAVIPIGYESPYRLAEDLATVDVLSRGRLNIGVSAGRPLHAELIAPLAFDGDWTRYDFSHERVLRFADNLRGAYLGNDETFIKTPFGLQRPRLQPYAKGLIDRIWYGGGSQRSAEWAGYNGFNLLTGNVITGEGTDDFFVAQSRLIETYRAAGSQRRVALGRVIVPFDSADAATRRRYRDYADRRHQRTLSPQGERRTLFARDIVGTSEEILEQLFSDPILPEIGELRLELPYEFEHEEYRQILHDFVTRIAPQLGWKAQPEIRAAS, from the coding sequence ATGACCGGCCGCAGCCTATCCATCAGCCATATCGGTTTCCTCACCCCCGGCAATTATCCCGACAACGATCCCCTGTCGGGATTGGAGCAGACGCTTCAGCAATTGCAATATGGCGAAGAGCTGGGTTTCGACAGCGCCTGGGTCCGGCAGCGGCACCTGGAGCCGGGGATTTCTTCCGCCAGCGCCTTTCTGGCGGCGGCCACCCAGCGAACCAGCCGGATCGAGCTCGGAACGGCGGTCATTCCGATCGGCTATGAAAGCCCCTACCGGCTGGCCGAAGACCTCGCCACGGTCGATGTCCTCTCACGCGGGCGGCTGAATATCGGCGTCAGCGCCGGCCGGCCGCTGCATGCCGAATTGATTGCCCCGCTCGCCTTCGACGGCGACTGGACGCGCTACGATTTTTCGCATGAGCGCGTGCTGCGCTTCGCCGACAATCTGCGCGGCGCCTATCTCGGCAACGATGAGACCTTCATCAAGACACCCTTCGGCCTGCAGCGGCCGCGGCTGCAACCCTATGCCAAAGGCCTGATCGATCGGATCTGGTATGGCGGCGGGTCTCAGCGCTCGGCCGAATGGGCCGGGTACAACGGCTTCAATCTCCTGACCGGCAATGTCATAACGGGGGAGGGGACCGACGACTTCTTCGTCGCCCAATCCAGGTTGATCGAAACCTACCGTGCCGCCGGATCCCAGCGTCGCGTCGCGCTCGGCCGCGTCATCGTGCCTTTCGACAGCGCTGACGCGGCGACGCGCCGCCGTTATCGCGACTATGCCGACCGCCGCCATCAGCGGACGCTGTCGCCCCAGGGCGAGCGGCGCACCCTGTTTGCCCGCGATATCGTCGGCACGTCGGAGGAGATATTGGAGCAGCTTTTTTCCGACCCTATCCTGCCAGAGATCGGCGAGCTGCGGCTGGAGCTTCCTTACGAGTTCGAGCACGAGGAATATCGTCAGATCCTGCACGACTTCGTGACGAGGATCGCGCCGCAGCTCGGATGGAAAGCACAGCCCGAAATTCGGGCCGCTTCCTGA
- a CDS encoding ABC transporter substrate-binding protein yields MTIHPISRTLLFAVLLSALTGFGATRAADDFDLSPQQPGRLHAAKNDAAIAAIAKDFKFVTPGKFTIAVSPGSPPLATYATDAKTVVGADPDYASAIADSLGLTLEIVPVAWIDWPLGLTSGKYDAVISNVGVTEQRKEKFDFSTYRQGLHGFFVKSDSPITSIKEPKDAAGLRIIVGAGTNQERILLKWSDEDVAAGLKPIELQYYDDEAASLLALRSGRADVIVQPHAQLVFIAARDKNIKRVGTLSAGWPERSDVAIATRKGSGLADALTVATNGLIKDGTYGKILDHWHLSQEALPASETNPPGLPKY; encoded by the coding sequence GTGACGATCCATCCGATATCTCGCACCCTGCTGTTCGCAGTCCTGCTCTCGGCATTGACTGGTTTCGGTGCCACCCGTGCGGCCGACGATTTCGATCTCAGCCCGCAGCAGCCGGGCCGGCTTCATGCCGCCAAGAACGATGCGGCGATTGCTGCGATTGCGAAGGACTTCAAGTTCGTCACCCCGGGCAAGTTCACCATCGCCGTCAGCCCCGGCAGTCCGCCGCTTGCCACCTATGCCACGGACGCCAAGACCGTGGTCGGAGCCGATCCCGATTATGCCTCCGCCATTGCCGACAGCCTCGGCCTGACGCTGGAGATCGTGCCGGTCGCCTGGATCGACTGGCCGCTCGGCCTGACCTCGGGCAAATATGATGCCGTCATCTCCAATGTCGGGGTGACCGAGCAGCGCAAGGAAAAATTCGATTTCTCCACTTACCGCCAGGGCCTGCACGGTTTCTTCGTCAAATCCGACAGTCCAATCACCTCGATTAAGGAGCCAAAGGATGCTGCCGGCCTGAGGATCATCGTCGGCGCCGGCACCAACCAGGAGCGCATCCTGCTGAAGTGGAGCGATGAGGACGTCGCCGCCGGCCTGAAGCCGATCGAGCTGCAATACTACGATGACGAGGCGGCAAGTCTCCTGGCGCTGCGTTCGGGTCGCGCCGACGTCATCGTCCAGCCGCACGCCCAGCTCGTCTTCATCGCCGCGCGCGACAAGAACATCAAGCGCGTCGGCACGCTCAGCGCCGGCTGGCCGGAGCGCTCGGATGTCGCCATCGCCACCCGCAAGGGAAGCGGTCTGGCCGATGCGCTGACCGTCGCCACAAATGGCCTGATCAAGGATGGCACCTATGGCAAAATCCTCGACCACTGGCATCTTTCGCAGGAAGCCTTGCCGGCATCCGAGACCAATCCGCCCGGCTTGCCGAAATACTGA
- a CDS encoding ABC transporter substrate-binding protein — translation MTFTDRARLLIAGAVTIAAIGFGSAQAQQKFDLSPEQPNRLRVEKNEKRIAEIKDFKFVESGVFTVGISSSGNLPLHDYASDSKTVIGYDVDLAQAIADSLGLKLNLVSVAWADWPLGLTSGKFDAVISNVTVTEERKEKFDFSTYRKDELGFYVKADSPITALRQPKDIAGLKVITDAGTNQEKILLEWDRQNVAAGLKPIEVQYYDDDAVKDLAVQSGRADAVFSVNATQAYAAGINGKTKLVGTVSGGWPITAEIAVTTRKGSGLAAPLTDVVNDLIASGAYKKILDSWNLGPEAIDKAQTNPPGLPKSGS, via the coding sequence ATGACGTTTACAGATAGGGCAAGGCTTCTGATAGCGGGAGCCGTCACCATTGCCGCGATCGGTTTCGGTTCCGCTCAGGCGCAGCAGAAATTCGATCTCAGCCCCGAACAGCCGAACCGGCTGCGGGTGGAAAAGAACGAGAAGCGGATCGCCGAAATCAAGGACTTCAAGTTCGTCGAAAGCGGTGTCTTCACCGTCGGCATCAGCTCGAGCGGCAATCTGCCGCTGCACGACTATGCTTCCGATTCAAAGACGGTCATCGGCTATGACGTCGATCTGGCGCAGGCGATTGCCGACAGCCTGGGCCTGAAGCTCAATCTCGTTTCCGTTGCCTGGGCCGATTGGCCGCTCGGGCTGACCTCCGGCAAATTCGACGCGGTGATCTCCAATGTGACTGTCACGGAAGAGCGCAAGGAGAAATTCGACTTCTCGACCTACCGCAAGGATGAGCTTGGTTTCTACGTCAAGGCCGACAGCCCGATTACGGCGCTCAGGCAGCCGAAGGATATTGCCGGCCTGAAGGTCATCACCGATGCCGGCACCAACCAGGAGAAAATTCTGCTGGAATGGGACCGGCAGAATGTCGCGGCCGGCCTCAAGCCGATCGAGGTGCAATATTATGACGACGACGCGGTCAAGGATCTCGCCGTCCAGTCCGGGCGGGCCGATGCCGTCTTCAGCGTCAACGCGACGCAGGCCTATGCGGCGGGAATCAATGGCAAGACCAAGCTCGTCGGCACCGTCAGCGGTGGGTGGCCGATCACCGCCGAGATTGCCGTTACCACCCGCAAAGGCAGCGGCCTGGCGGCGCCCTTGACCGACGTCGTCAACGATCTGATCGCCAGCGGCGCCTACAAGAAGATCCTCGATAGCTGGAATCTCGGTCCTGAGGCGATCGACAAGGCGCAGACCAACCCGCCCGGCCTGCCGAAGAGCGGCTCGTAA
- a CDS encoding amino acid ABC transporter permease/ATP-binding protein has protein sequence MALTTDFAGIAPDSRTAEPKQDHSRYRIVPARHPERLAGTIFAAVVIVAVLYSTFTNPRWGWNVFAEWFFAEPVLVGLGRTLLLTALAAVSGSILGTALALARVSKSPLLSGLSWGYIWLLRSIPMIVLLLILNNLGYLYETIRIGIPFTNTIFIDYPTVQLLTPFAAAFLGLTLNQSAFFAEIVRGGILSVDHGQLEAAAALGLPRRRQAFRIVLPQAMRAILPTGFNELIGLAKSTSVVYVLALPELFYTVQVIYRRNLEVIPLLMVATVWYLIIMTVLSVAQHYIERYFSKGAVRNPTPQPFQAFFERFRRPLPAFDTAAGLARKIGFRDAAALRAAGGAVRVQTISKSFGSLKVLDQVELSLPAGSVTAILGPSGSGKSTLLRAINHLERVDEGFISVDGDFVGYSSKGDTLYELKEKEILKRRADIGMVFQSFNLFPHLTVLENLIEAPIQVRGLGREEAVQLAQELLARIGLSDKVNAYPRQLSGGQQQRVAIARALALHPKVLLFDEPTSALDPELVGEVLDLIKELARTGTTLVIVTHEVGFAREVADTVVFMESGRILEAGPPARIFAQAEHPRTREFLAKVL, from the coding sequence GGCATTGCGCCCGACAGCAGGACGGCAGAACCAAAGCAGGATCATTCCCGGTATCGCATCGTGCCGGCGCGTCATCCGGAGCGGCTGGCAGGCACGATCTTTGCCGCCGTCGTCATCGTCGCCGTGCTCTATTCCACCTTCACCAATCCGCGCTGGGGTTGGAACGTCTTTGCCGAATGGTTTTTTGCCGAGCCGGTGCTCGTCGGCCTCGGCAGGACATTGCTCCTGACCGCGCTTGCCGCCGTTTCCGGTTCCATTCTCGGTACGGCCCTGGCGCTCGCCCGGGTCTCCAAGTCGCCGCTGCTATCAGGCCTTTCCTGGGGCTATATCTGGCTATTGCGCTCGATCCCCATGATCGTGCTGCTGCTGATCCTGAACAATCTCGGCTATCTCTACGAAACGATCAGGATCGGCATCCCCTTCACCAACACGATCTTCATCGATTATCCCACGGTGCAGCTGCTGACGCCCTTTGCCGCCGCCTTCCTCGGCTTGACACTCAACCAGTCGGCCTTCTTCGCTGAGATCGTCCGTGGCGGTATTCTTTCGGTGGATCATGGGCAGCTGGAAGCGGCGGCCGCCCTCGGGCTGCCGCGCCGGCGCCAGGCTTTCCGCATCGTGCTGCCGCAGGCCATGCGCGCCATCCTGCCGACCGGTTTCAACGAACTCATCGGATTGGCGAAAAGCACGTCCGTGGTCTATGTGCTGGCGCTGCCGGAACTCTTCTACACGGTGCAGGTGATCTATCGCCGCAATCTCGAAGTCATTCCGCTGCTGATGGTCGCTACCGTCTGGTATCTGATCATCATGACGGTGCTGTCGGTCGCCCAGCACTATATCGAGCGTTATTTCTCCAAGGGCGCCGTGCGCAATCCGACGCCGCAGCCCTTTCAGGCATTTTTCGAACGTTTCCGCCGTCCGCTTCCTGCCTTCGATACGGCGGCGGGGCTCGCGCGCAAGATCGGCTTCCGGGATGCGGCCGCCCTGAGGGCCGCGGGCGGGGCGGTGCGCGTTCAAACGATCTCGAAGAGTTTCGGCTCTCTGAAGGTGCTCGACCAGGTCGAGCTCAGCCTGCCGGCCGGCAGCGTGACCGCCATCCTTGGCCCTTCCGGCTCCGGCAAATCGACGCTTCTGCGCGCCATCAATCATCTGGAGCGTGTCGATGAGGGTTTCATCTCCGTCGACGGCGATTTCGTCGGCTACAGCAGTAAGGGCGACACGCTCTACGAGCTCAAGGAGAAGGAGATCCTCAAACGCCGCGCCGATATCGGCATGGTCTTCCAGAGCTTCAATCTCTTCCCGCATCTGACCGTGCTCGAAAATCTCATAGAGGCGCCCATCCAGGTTCGCGGGCTCGGCCGCGAGGAGGCCGTGCAGCTGGCGCAGGAACTGCTTGCCCGCATCGGCCTCAGCGACAAGGTCAACGCCTATCCGCGCCAGCTCTCCGGCGGCCAGCAGCAGCGTGTGGCGATCGCCCGGGCGCTCGCGCTCCATCCCAAGGTGCTGCTCTTCGACGAGCCGACCTCCGCACTCGATCCGGAGCTCGTCGGCGAAGTGCTCGACCTCATCAAGGAACTTGCCCGCACCGGCACGACGCTCGTCATCGTCACCCATGAGGTCGGTTTTGCCCGCGAAGTCGCCGACACGGTCGTCTTCATGGAAAGCGGCCGCATCCTGGAGGCCGGCCCGCCGGCCCGCATCTTCGCACAAGCGGAACATCCCCGTACGCGGGAATTCCTCGCCAAGGTTCTCTAG